AGGAATTAATGTCGCCAAGATGATGATGATACCACCCATAGTGGGTGTACCTGCCTTTTGTTTTTGACCCTCAAGTCCCAAATCTCGAATGGATTCCCCTACTTGCTTTTTCTGAAGAAATACGATTATACGCTTACCGTAGGCAGTGGCGATAATCAGGGAAAACAATATGGCCATGCCAGCACGGAAGGTGCTAAACTGGAACAAACTTGCTCCGGGCAACTGATATTGTTTCTCAAGATATTCGAACAGGTAGGTTAACATATTTTTCTTTTATACAGCATTCTAAAGAACACTTCAATAGTCCTTTTTAGGGGAAAATTATTTGTTCAAGCTTTGCAATTGTTCCTTTACTATTTTAAAATCATCAAAATCTATTCTTTCGCCATTGGTCTCTTGATAGGTCTCATGCCCTTTCCCCGCAACCAGAATTATATCGTTTTCATCTGCCAATTGGCAAGCCGCTTTTATGGCCTGCTCCCTATTTTCAATGGATAATATTTTTTTAACATTTTGCGGCTCCACGCCCGCCTCCATCTCAGAAATAATTACTGTTGGGGACTCCGTTCTAGGATTATCAGATGTGAAAATGATTTTATTGCTCATTTCCGATGCGATATTGCCCATTACCGGACGCTTAGATCTGTCTCTGTCGCCACCACACCCCACAACGGTGATGACGTTTTCATTTCCAGTCCTCAATGTGTTGATTGTCTCAAGCACATTTTTTAAAGCATCCGGCGTATGGGCATAATCAACTATAGCCGTAATTTTCTTTTTCGATATATAATATTGGAACCTTCCATCTACATTTTCCAATTCGCTCAGTAGACGAAGGGTTTCCAGTTTTTCCAATCCCAGCAAATCTGCCGTAGCATAGATGGCCAGTATGTTATAGGCATTAAAATGACCTATTAGTTTGGTCCACAGTTCATTGTCATCAATCTTCAATAATTGGCCATCAAACTGGTTTTCCAAAATTTGTGCACGGTAATCCGCATAATTCTTTAGGGCATATGTAAGTTTTCTGGCCTTCGTATTTTGCAACATGACCAACCCATTCTTATCGTCAATATTGGTCAACGCAAACGCCCTTTTTGGTAGCTTATCGAACAATATTTTTTTAGTATCGCGATATTCCGCAAAGGTCTTGTGGTAGTCCAAATGGTCATGGGACAAGTTGGTGAAAATGGCACCTTCAAAAACCAGACCTTCCGTTCTTTTTTGATGGATGCCATGAGAGCTTACTTCCATAAAACAAAATTCTACCCCAGCTTCGTTCATGAGGCTGAGATGTTCGTTTATGGTCAAAGCATCCGGAGTGGTATGACTTGTTTTATATTCCTTTTCATCCACCATGATTTTTATCGTAGATAATAATCCTACTTTAAAACCTGCTTTTTTGAAGAGTTGGTAGAGCAAACTGGAAACCGTTGTCTTTCCGTTGGTGCCAGTAACCCCAATCAGTTTCAAGTTTTTAGATGGGTTTCCATAAAAATTGGAAGCCATTATGGCCAGTGCTTTATTTCCATTA
This sequence is a window from Maribacter aestuarii. Protein-coding genes within it:
- a CDS encoding UDP-N-acetylmuramoyl-L-alanyl-D-glutamate--2,6-diaminopimelate ligase, which codes for MKVLKDILFGVSLTAVSGTTNCRINAICFDSRKVSLDDVFVAIKGTQTDGHQYIEKSINAGARAIICEELPDKIVDGITYVEVDNGNKALAIMASNFYGNPSKNLKLIGVTGTNGKTTVSSLLYQLFKKAGFKVGLLSTIKIMVDEKEYKTSHTTPDALTINEHLSLMNEAGVEFCFMEVSSHGIHQKRTEGLVFEGAIFTNLSHDHLDYHKTFAEYRDTKKILFDKLPKRAFALTNIDDKNGLVMLQNTKARKLTYALKNYADYRAQILENQFDGQLLKIDDNELWTKLIGHFNAYNILAIYATADLLGLEKLETLRLLSELENVDGRFQYYISKKKITAIVDYAHTPDALKNVLETINTLRTGNENVITVVGCGGDRDRSKRPVMGNIASEMSNKIIFTSDNPRTESPTVIISEMEAGVEPQNVKKILSIENREQAIKAACQLADENDIILVAGKGHETYQETNGERIDFDDFKIVKEQLQSLNK